The following coding sequences are from one Triticum dicoccoides isolate Atlit2015 ecotype Zavitan chromosome 4A, WEW_v2.0, whole genome shotgun sequence window:
- the LOC119288709 gene encoding small heat shock protein, chloroplastic-like — MAAANAPFAIVSRLSPAARLPIRAWRAARPAPLSTGGRTRPLSVASAAQENRDNSVDVHVSRQDGGNQQGNAVQRRPRHAGFDISPFGLVDPMSPMRTMRQMLDTMDRLFDDAVGFPTARRSPAAASETPRMPWDIMEDDKEVKMRFDMPGLSREEVKVMVEGDALVIRGEHKEEAGEGQGEGGDGWWKERSVSSYDMRLALPDECDKSQVRAELKNGVLLVSVPKRETERKVIDVQVQ, encoded by the exons ATGGCTGCCGCGAACGCCCCCTTCGCTATAGTCAGCCGCCTTTCCCCGGCCGCGCGCCTGCCGATCCGTGCCTGGAGGGCCGCGAGGCCAGCGCCGCTCTCGACCGGCGGGAGAACCCGCCCGCTCTCCGTGGCCTCTGCGGCGCAGGAGAACAGGGACAACTCCGTCGACGTCCATGTCAGCAGGCAGGACGGCGGCAACCAGCAGGGCAATGCAGTCCAGCGTCGCCCGCGCCACGCTGGCTTCGACATCTCCCCGTTCG GGCTGGTGGACCCGATGTCGCCGATGAGGACGATGCGGCAGATGCTGGACACGATGGACCGGCTGTTCGACGACGCCGTGGGGTTCCCCACGGCGCGGCGCTCGCCAGCGGCGGCGAGCGAGACGCCGCGGATGCCGTGGGACATCATGGAGGACGACAAGGAGGTGAAGATGCGGTTCGACATGCCCGGGCTGTCGCGGGAGGAGGTGAAGGTGATGGTGGAGGGCGACGCGCTCGTCATCCGCGGCGAGCACAAGGAGGAGGCCGGCGAAGGGCAGGGCGAAGGCGGCGACGGGTGGTGGAAGGAGCGCAGCGTGAGCTCCTACGACATGCGCCTGGCTCTGCCGGACGAGTGCGacaagagccaggtgcgggccgAGCTCAAGAACGGCGTGCTGCTCGTGTCCGTGCCCAAGAGGGAGACCGAGCGCAAGGTCATCGACGTGCAGGTCCAGTGA